Proteins encoded in a region of the Watersipora subatra chromosome 5, tzWatSuba1.1, whole genome shotgun sequence genome:
- the LOC137396537 gene encoding alpha-(1,3)-fucosyltransferase fut-1-like, which yields MRIYCRYQDRSRCLIFATLIMVGSLFWLLQSSDKMNEPLETLMSKLGMSCQVDYIRSLNVTKTPAKKIIFYMGDLWEGMGSILQFDDCEYSNCIFQTCYDTRYIPFADAVVFAHDSRHVTVKQPAAVRQRQLWFVYGVESPAYEHYRWSKSINEFNGTMTYLQSSIPSRFPYGFTIPKAVNTSSVVNYAAGKTKGAYAYVSNCNSKFYDRLKVMKELSKYIEVDIYGGCTGKRPCPSRFDAECEAKLHSQYRFYLAFENSLCTEYITEKFYKSLQSEGFYVPVALGGLAIKEYERIAPPNSFIHAYNFSSIEKLGKYLKHLMTDDAAYNRYHEWRNYYTISMLASKKTICDFCKTIHHPESLEKTRNINFADEFNKPSNCRTFG from the coding sequence ATGAGGATTTATTGCAGATATCAAGACAGGTCGAGATGCTTGATTTTTGCAACATTGATCATGGTGGGCTCATTGTTCTGGCTGCTGCAGTCATCAGACAAGATGAATGAACCACTTGAAACACTGATGTCAAAGCTAGGCATGTCTTGTCAGGTAGACTACATCAGGTCACTCAATGTCACTAAAACTCCTGCTAAGAAGATTATATTCTACATGGGAGACTTGTGGGAAGGAATGGGAAGTATCCTGCAGTTTGATGACTGCGAATATTCTAACTGCATCTTTCAAACTTGTTATGACACCCGTTACATACCATTTGCCGATGCAGTCGTGTTTGCTCACGATTCAAGACATGTTACTGTCAAGCAGCCAGCAGCAGTGCGACAAAGGCAGCTCTGGTTTGTCTATGGTGTAGAGTCACCAGCGTATGAACATTATAGATGGAGTAAGTCGATCAATGAATTCAATGGAACTATGACATATTTACAAAGCTCCATACCTAGTCGATTTCCTTACGGTTTCACTATTCCTAAAGCGGTTAACACTTCATCGGTAGTAAACTATGCTGCAGGTAAAACTAAAGGTGCTTACGCATACGTGTCAAACTGTAATTCAAAGTTTTATGATAGACTAAAAGTGATGAAGGAACTTTCTAAATACATTGAAGTAGATATCTATGGAGGCTGTACGGGCAAGAGACCCTGCCCGAGTAGGTTCGATGCAGAATGTGAGGCTAAACTCCACTCTCAGTATAGATTCTACCTAGCATTTGAGAACTCGCTATGCACAGAATATATCACAGAGAAGTTCTACAAGTCGCTACAATCAGAAGGATTTTATGTTCCCGTTGCACTCGGAGGTCTAGCTATAAAAGAATATGAGCGGATAGCTCCACCGAACTCATTTATTCATGCTTATAATTTCTCATCCATAGAGAAACTAGGAAAATACCTCAAGCACCTAATGACAGATGACGCTGCCTATAACAGGTACCACGAATGGCGCAACTATTACACTATCTCAATGCTTGCTTCAAAAAAGACCATTTGTGACTTTTGTAAAACCATTCACCACCCGGAATCCCTAGAAAAAACTAGAAATATAAACTTTGCCGATGAGTTCAACAAACCGAGCAACTGTAGAACATTTGGATAG